GCCGCCGGCCGCGCAGGGCAACGCCGGCGCCGGCGCCGGGGCGAGCGTCGGCAAGTGGGCCGGCCCGGCGGCGATGATGAAAGGCGGCGTCGGCTACGCCGAGCGCCCGGCGGCGGATGCCTGGGTGGCGGCGCTGGCGGTAGTGAACCCGGTGGGCGACGTGCTGGCGGAGGACGGCAGCGTGCTGGCCGGAGCGCGGGACGAGGGCGGCGGCTGGCTGGCGGCGGCGGTACCGGAGCGCTGGCTGCCGCGGCGCGCGCTGTTTCCCGGCACCAACACCACCCTGGCCGCCGTGCTCACCGACGCCACCCTGAGCAAGCCGCAGGCGGCCCGCCTGGCGCAACGCGCGCACGACGGCATCGCGCGCGCCGTGCTGCCGGCGCACACCGACCACGACGGCGACGCCGCCTACGCCCTGGCCGCCGGCACCCGCGAGGCGCCGTTCGACCTGGTCTCCGTGCAGGCGGTAGCGTGCGTCAGCGAGGCGATCCGCAACGCGGTGCGCCACGCCGCCCCCGCCGCCGGTCTCCCCGGCCTGCGGAAGCCCGCCGCCCTGCGCGGTTCTGAAACGGCGTGATCGGGCCGCGAGGTTGACCGCGGGCCGCCGCTGGGAGCAACTGCTCGCGCGAGCGGCGCGAACGTCGGCGCGGGCAATCCCGTAAGCCCCTCGAGCCCGGCTGCTCACCGGGAAACCGGGTGCACGAGCGCGCCGCGGGCTCGGGCGGGTCGACTCCGGGCCGCCACGGCGCCATGGCAACTGCCGTTCGGGCTGCCGGCGGCGATCGGCCGCGCAGCACGGATCGCGAAGATCGCGGTGACCGCGGGCGCCGCGGGATGACGCCGACGAGGCTGCCCGGCTACCATGCGCCCGTGAGTCGCGCCTCTATCGAACCCGGGCCGCCGGCCGGCCAACCCGCCGCATGTCGTACCCGCCGCGAGCCAATTCGCTGCCGCCGTGCTGCCGACTCCCGCGTTGGGTCGGACTCGCCCGCTCCCACGCCCGCCCCCGTTGCCGTACGCGGCTTCCTGGCCGGTGAGTCGTCATGCCGCTGATCCTGGACTACGAGCCAACCGCGGCGCTCTACCGCCGCTGCGGCGCCGCCCGGCTGACCATGGCGCGCATCGGCTACAGCGACCAGCATCACCTGCTCGGCATCGTGGACGGCGCCGCCCGCTTCGCCCGCGACCACCGCATCGCCGAGCTGCCGCTCGGCGTGTTCAGCACGGTCGGCCACTACATCTTCCAGATGCTGCCGCGCTACCTGCACGCCGGCCACCGGCTGCCCTCCGACGGCGGCGACCCGGCGGCCTACCGGCAGCGGCTGCTGCGCAACGCCCGCCTGGCCACCGGCTTCCTGGCCATCCTGACCGACGCCGCCGACCCCGACTACGGCGCCGTGCACGTGACCCACCACTACGACCACGGCCACCACACGCTGCCCGGCGGCGTGCGCTCACGGGACGAGCTGCTGCGCGACCTGGAGTTCATCGACCTGTTCTCGAGCGTGATGTTCGACGACACTCACTCCCCGTTGGCCGACAACGTGACCAGTTCCGTTGCCTATCGGCGCTTCGTGGAGGACGCGGGACGCAGGAAGGTGATGGAGGGCTGCCTGGAGGAGGTGGCGGCCGGAGGCATGGGGCTGGAGGAGAGCGCGGCCTCTAGCCCCGACCAGATCGAGGAGTACCTGGCGCACACCGGTTTCGAGTTGGTGGTGCCCAACATCGGCACCGAGTCGGTGACCGCCCGCCAGGTGGGCGTGCAGTGGCGCGTGCTGGAAGAGCTGGCGGCGCGCGGCATCGGCCACCGGCTGGTGGTGCACGGCTTCAGCTCGGTACGCCGGCTGGCGGTGGCCGAGCAACGGCGCCTGGGCGAACTGGGCGTGGTGGCGATGAACGCCTTCAGCTACATCCCGCAGGAGATCGGCCGCCGCCTGCTGCAGGAGGCGGCAGCCATCCACGGCGCGCACGATCCGGAACGTGGCTTCCCCACCGGCTTCGGAACCGACGACGCACCGCAGTACCCGGATGCCGCGGTGCGCGGCGACGCCAACACGTTTTTCGGCCCGTTGCTCGACCAGTTGCGTGACCGCCAGGTGGCCCTGATCGCGGACAGCGTGTACCAAATCCTGGACAACCTGGGCTACGCCCGCCTCGCCATTGCGCCGGCTGCGTTGCCCGCCGTATAGTCAGAACAACTTGGTAATGGACAGCGAAGAAAACCGTCGTCCGTCGTGGGCAGCTATTGAAGGCAGGTGGGCGTTCAGCGGGCGCTCCG
The Spirochaetaceae bacterium genome window above contains:
- a CDS encoding P1 family peptidase, with product PPAAQGNAGAGAGASVGKWAGPAAMMKGGVGYAERPAADAWVAALAVVNPVGDVLAEDGSVLAGARDEGGGWLAAAVPERWLPRRALFPGTNTTLAAVLTDATLSKPQAARLAQRAHDGIARAVLPAHTDHDGDAAYALAAGTREAPFDLVSVQAVACVSEAIRNAVRHAAPAAGLPGLRKPAALRGSETA
- a CDS encoding class II fructose-bisphosphate aldolase produces the protein MPLILDYEPTAALYRRCGAARLTMARIGYSDQHHLLGIVDGAARFARDHRIAELPLGVFSTVGHYIFQMLPRYLHAGHRLPSDGGDPAAYRQRLLRNARLATGFLAILTDAADPDYGAVHVTHHYDHGHHTLPGGVRSRDELLRDLEFIDLFSSVMFDDTHSPLADNVTSSVAYRRFVEDAGRRKVMEGCLEEVAAGGMGLEESAASSPDQIEEYLAHTGFELVVPNIGTESVTARQVGVQWRVLEELAARGIGHRLVVHGFSSVRRLAVAEQRRLGELGVVAMNAFSYIPQEIGRRLLQEAAAIHGAHDPERGFPTGFGTDDAPQYPDAAVRGDANTFFGPLLDQLRDRQVALIADSVYQILDNLGYARLAIAPAALPAV